The proteins below come from a single Procambarus clarkii isolate CNS0578487 chromosome 54, FALCON_Pclarkii_2.0, whole genome shotgun sequence genomic window:
- the LOC123771281 gene encoding uncharacterized protein, whose amino-acid sequence MAVFALLFLGCIAQIQGQAYRPYGTHAPLPVVTPTTSTVTTETTLTHTLRETTTSDVWVTEQTAITLTVTQTTTQWEFVPQQPQTVTSVIRVTSTPVVLVTATVGVYPVSTMVSVYSRFVTTTDTVKYWQTITHVAVTHEIQTVPVVSTQELVQDIVTTITQIVTTTVTSTTARYYA is encoded by the exons ATGGCGGTTTTTGCTCTACTCTTCCTCGGTTGTATCGCCCAG ATCCAGGGTCAGGCGTACCGACCTTACGGCACCCACGCGCCCCTGCCAGTCGTCACCCCCACAACCTCCACCGTCACCACTGAG ACTACCCTGACTCACACTCTGCGGGAGACTacaacctctgacgtctgggttaCTGAACAGACGGCTATCACCCTGACAgtcacccagaccaccacccaaTGGGAGTTTGTTCCCCAGCAGCCACAGACGGTGACCTCTGTGATAAGGGTCACCTCCACACCGGTAGTGTTGGTGACGGCTACAGTGGGGGTCTACCCAGTGAGCACAATGGTCTCGGTCTACAGTCGGTTCGTCACCACAACAGATACTGTTAAATACTGGCAGACCATCACCCACGTGGCTGTCACTCACGAG ATCCAGACGGTCCCTGTGGTATCTACACAAGAACTCGTGCAGGATATAGTAACTACCATCACCCAAATAGTAACTACTACGGTTACGTCCACCACCGCCAGATACTATGCTTAA